AATATCCATTTCACTTTAGAAAATTGAAACCTGAAAATGCTTCCGTTGTGAattgtgttcatatttttttaattttgtagaTTCTGGTTGGtccagggggaggggtttaCAGAAAGCTGGTGCACTGTATAATATAATGAGCAGGAGGGGTGAAGctcaggggttttttttttttttgtttagttttgtttttttttttgcctctgtcTGCAGTTGCCTTTTTCTTTGGGGAAGGTCATTGGGAAAGCTTGGCCTGAGATAactgagatttttatttttctgtaaaggTAGCATTTCGCAGAAAGCCCAGGAGCTTagtttattttcctgctttttttttgcactggttATTGGCTGCACAAATGTTGGGGTAACGCGCGGGTGCTGCGTTTGTCGTCTGGAAACGCAGAAATGGATGGAGTTCCCTGCTCGAAATGCACTGAACCAGTTAAATGATTTTGTGCTATGCTCTTGTGATGCTTCATTaatttgtgaatgagtgtgatTGTCTTGAGTGTGTCCTGTTCTCTGATTGACAATGGAGGCTTTCAGTCCTTTTCAGATGTCTTACTCCTTGGCGGGAGTTCACTGTAAGTGTTCGGTCGGAATATGTTCCCCAGAAGAAAAGGACCAGTGTGACTTCAGGAGAGtcgtttaaaataaataaatacaaataattttaaaaaatgattctttTTGCTGCAAACCTCGGAACGCACTGTAAAATGGGCTGAAAATTGTTCCGAATTTGCCGAGGGACAAAGGCCAAATGTAAAAGTAGACTTTTGTGCACTCAGTCTGCGtagatttatgatttatgtgCTGTGTATCTTGTAATTTGCGAGCCCTATTTGGTGGTGGAAATGTTCCCGAGGCGCTGGTATGATTTAAATGCAGACACTACTGAGTGAAGTGGCCTAGAACTATGAACATTAAAACTTAAGACTTAAAGGAGTGTAATACCATGGTTTCTTAGCGCTGTTGTGTGAATGACCTACAGTCGGGTGCAAACCCTGACCAGTAAGTGAATCCCAATTTGCATGAATTTGCTTTTATGTTGGTGTCATTTCATAAAGCTGAACATTATGGTCATTGGACTGTATTCATGCAGATTCTTTACTAAGCAGTTACAAGTTGTGATTTAAgccaattatttattaattgccatttttttcagatttagcAATAGCTGTTTTTAATAGAACTAATCTTAGATTCCAGAGAACATTTATTCATCATGGGCCTGAATCTCCACccagttcagttttaaaaaaaattcatattatGGTATAGACTACTAAATACAGTTACATCATTTTTCATTACTCCAATTTCCCCAAAATTATAATGATGTTTTGCAGTCATTTTGAATCTAGATTTTGTTTTCCTGGATATTGTACAGTCTGATTAAAACTTTTGTATGTCTGTTGGCAGGGATGTATTGGTTTGATtcagaaaattgaaaataaagatttaacttttctcacttttttgcatgtgtgtgacgaTTACTTTTGGTATGCTTCAATCTTGCTTTGACTCATCCAAAAAACCTTGTAGACTGGTGGTTTTCTGTAATATTAAATTGCTTCTGACTTTACAAAGTAACATCAAAGATGGGAATATGAAGAGTGCTCATTTTAACAGAGATGGCAGTGCAGCATAATATACAGAAGACTACATACAGCCAAAAAACGGCAGGGAAGGATGATTTAAACCAGACTAAAACAGGTTTGGTTAATAAAATTAGGGACCAGGGGcctcgtttaaaaaaatcatcttatgcacatattttattttaaattgttgtgcttaaaaaaaaaaaaaaaaccttgtgcTTACCTCCAAGCATGGCTTGGCTCAGATCATGGTACAAACTATCCCTCATAGCTAGTCAGCTGCAGGGATTTCTTTTGCTTATTTTCAGCCATCATGCAGTTGGTAAACCATTTATGCAGGAAAAAGAGTCAAGGTAGTGAATTAAGTTGGTTCacatgtgcatatatttgtaGCTTactcatatttattaatttatgcgTAAGCTCAAAACTAGattgaaatgagaaaattcTATAAATCAGTCCCCAGAACCTTTACATCTAACAAAATGAACAAGCCTTTGTTGCAGTAACGAGTGCAGTGAATTTGTCAACAGTCGCCGACTGctacaaaaaagcaaacaaagcaaagctTGTCTCACATTCGtccttaatatatttttattaaatgatttTGATACAGAACAGCTTCCATTTCTCAATTCCAAAGCACTGTACAATGTCGTCTGAAGGAGGAGTGAAGTACCAAGCGCTCGGGTCACCCTGAGCTGGCAGAATTGAAACCTGTCCATGTTGGTGGCTTTGTAGCAGCAGGGTAAAGTTCCCTTTAACAGTAAAACAGCCAGAACGTTCAATGGAGATTAATGTGGCCATTTTCTTTTAACAGCCTAACCCCGTTCCATCTCCCATTaaaagaaaggagaaacaaCACGCAAAATAGCATGGTAAAAGTAGCCATGTCAACTGAAACGAGGTGGGAGGCAGGGGTACACTATGTAtgttctctcttccctctctaaATTCACAGTCAAGTGCTAAATGTAGTGATTGACATTTTATCATAAACCTGATGAATTTTTTTGAAACTCAGGAACATAAAGGGAAATAgtgtatatgcatattttgTAAAAGCCCTGAGAAAGGAAATCAAAtcattaaagaaattaattagaACAAATTAGGTTAACATGCAAAACTAGCCTATGATTCACCCACAGCTCAGCGCATACTTTTCacagttttatatatatatttatatatcctcACATAgagttaaagtaataataataagagacCATACATTCTACCAACATAGATGAAGGTCTGCATAAAGCTTTAGGATCAATAGTGATTGTTGCTAACAGGAGTCTGCTGCTAGGAAACTAATCCATTGGACTCTCAAcagcaaatgtgaaaataaatggcttCTCCACAGATTAGCTCTCACCACCCACTGGGTCctcaataaatacattaaaaacagtCCATGTGTTCATTAGGAGAAATTATTTCgggatacacacatacacacaacaaaacCAGTGATGGAAATTTCCAAGTCgcagttgttttaaatgaattgcaGCAAAAATCAGAGGATGTGTTTTTGTGGGATTCTGGATAGGAAACAGCAGGGATTGAAACTCCACACCCACCAATCCATCCTGAAGGAAGAATGCTCATTTGTGAACTATGCGAGGTAGCATCCAATCAGACGGCTGCTTCCCCATCACATGCCCTACCCAAACCCACTGGTCTCTTGCATTGTTTATTCTCAGTATTGCTTCTTGCTCACAGCTGTGTCACTCCTCTTATACACTTTCTGATCACGTTTCTCATGTTTCATTTTGGTTAGTGCCAGATTTGAGAACATTGGACTGGATACATGGATGGCTACCgggcaaaaccacgcccactctcTGGTGACGTTCAGTTTCCAGCAGGTCTCTCTGTACATTGGAGAATGTAGGCGCTTGaggtttgctttgtttgtttgctgaggTTCCGTTAAAAAAAGTACAGATATAAAAACCCAATCATCATAAACAAAATCCAGGCCAACAACTGGACTGGTGATTGTGGCCGAAATCCTCCTCACGGAAGGTTCTAGAAGGCAAGAGGCTAGGTTTCAGGAACAGCAGTGTGACAGTTCAAGTATGGGACAAAAACCTCCACAGGTCACTTTACTCCAGATAATGGGAGAGTGCCAGGAGTTCTGTCAAAACACATCAGGAGCCTAATGTAGGGCACAGAGACAGAAGCGGTGGAAGGCCTTGTAGAGGATGTCTTTGGGGTGTGAATCAACAACTGCGAGGGCTAAGAACCTCACACTGGTACCCATGGGCCAGAGAGAGTTAAACCTGGCAACTGACTGACCACTCAGCTCTCAGAACCAAAACCATTCAGGGTTTACAAATTGTAGGCAGCTAGAAAGACATGCTATAATTGCgatagaggaaaaaataaaggaaaaaaaaacactccaaggCAAATATTGCCCATATTTCTCTGTTATCTGGTAACAGAGAATACTCCTCACAAtaactcagagagagagaaagagaaagaacagaaaatgggataaaaatacattgtttgGTAAATTGTAAAAATAGGGGACTCAGGAGGCTTAATTTACCACTTCTCTTCCAGTCTCTCTCATTGTCTCACAAACAAACCAGGCCATTTACTCAGTTCCAATGGAGATGAAAAACCTGTCAAACTGTGTGTTCTGAGCTGAGGACAAAAGGCAACATGTAGTCTTTAGGTGTTTTCCAGTTCTGTGATCAAATTTACTGCCTCTTTCTTCAGTTCTGACGGTGTTAGTTTTGCTGTCTTTTCAGCAGCTGAACGCTGAACTACGACCATGGAACATGTTTACCTCTTCTCTTTGTCAATCATACAGATCGCTGCAGTAAGTCACACATTTTTTGTAGATTTTTCTATTTTCAgtacatttctttcaaaaaagttcaaagaaataatcataaaaattctatgaaaaataatatcatCCATTTAATGTAACTTGATTCAAAAGTAGTAGTAAGGCACTCGGAAGCAAGGTGGTCTTTGATTCTTTTTTGAACAATTCATTGCATTAGAAAGGTGTTTGGAGTATGGCACCATCTCCTATTCTGGTACAGTAGCTGTCGTGGCAATGtgacacagcagcactgaccaaTCAGCTGACTCCAAGGTGAAAAGGGGCAGGTCATCACTCCACCCCCACCAATGGGGGCTCGCCAGAGGGCAAAAGGTGGTCCAGGGCGGGCTTGGTGTGGATCTCCAGCAGGCCTTGGATGTAGTCCCCTGCAGGCTCTGTGGTAGTGGGGGGGGCTGGCTCACCCAAGGGTTCCGAGGGAGGTACCTCTGTAGAAAGGGCGGAGTCTTGTGTCTGGGGCGAATTCTGCTTTTGGCTATCCCCGCTCTCGTCCCCCAGGTCACCTGACTCCGCCTGCTCACCGGCCTGGGACCCACCAGCTGACTCACCCTCGTTCTCATTCTCCGAGGGGGGGCTGGTGCTGATTTGGGTGGAGTCGCTCTCACTGCCCGAGGGGCCGCTGGCTACCTCTtcctcactgcccccccctctgGTTCTGCCCGCTcctcccgccccctcgcccccctcctcgcccccacGGGGCTTCTGGTGGATACGCTGGTGCCGCACCAGGCTGTGTTTCAGGGTGAAGGTGCGCTCGCACGTCTGGCACTGGTAGGGCCTCTCACCTGagacgagagacagagagagcagactcAGCACAGGGCTCACAAAGGACGTATGATGGTTAAGGGTGGGACTGCCTCTGTGCTCTTGAGCAAGGCGCTTATCCTGAActacttcagtaaaatatgcaACTTTTTAAATGGTCTGTAGAACGTAATCTGtggaagttgctctggataagagagtcagCTCAATGTTGAAAGTATAAGGTACTACAGTGCTGGTCAGTGTGAAAGACCATGTATCAGCATTGTACAGCCAGTGCTTTCCTGAGTGAGACAGTATGTTCTCAATTAGCATTTATCTACATTAGAGCACGTGTAAATTATAGATCAAATTTTGCAggcatggtaaatggtaaatggactgcatttatatagcgcttttatccaaagcgctttacaactgatgcctctcattcgccagagcagttaggggtaaggtgtcttgctcaaggacacttcgacacgcccagggcggggtttgaaccggcaaccctccgactgccagacaatcggtcttacctcctgagctatgtcgccccaggcGGTACTGTGCACATAACTTACAGTCAATATTTACCTGTGTGAGACCGCATGTGTCTGGTTAGGTCTTGCAGTGACCAAAAGCGCTTGTTGCACACGCTGCAGATTTTCTTCCTCTTGTCAGCTTTGTTCccggcccctcccaccacctcGCCGTCGCCACTCTTTGATTCGGTGGCTCCGCCCTCCTCTTCACTCTTGTCTTCCCTGTCTTTGTCCTCTTCCTCTGAGCCACTGTCTTCTCCACTGCAGTTTCCCTCACCCTCCACCGATCCCTTCTTTTCCTCTAACTCCATCTCCTCCACAAGCTCCCCCTCTGGGCTATGGGGCTCCTGGCTGGAATCTGATTGCAGAGATgccttcttccctccctctgtctggcagtctgacaaGTGCGCCCTCTGGTGGCGGGTCAGGGTGGCTGCATAGCGGAAGCTCTTTCCACAGCTCCCGCAGGTATGCTTGGCCTCCTCCTGCAGACAGCTCTCTGGACCCacgctgccctctgctggctgttGCTGGTGCTGCTCCCCATCAGAGAATTTGAAGTCTATCAGCTTGCGGGCAAAGTTCAGGTCCAGGCTTTTGTTGCTCTGAGAATCTTCGTCATTTTCATCAGTGTTGCTCTCTGTGGTCTTTGGCCCTACGTGGACTCCCTggctctctcgctccccctggAGGCCTGGCAGTTCTGACATGGTAATTTCTGACTGACCATCTGAGAAAGAACCCTGGGAATCAGTCGCTTCTTTCGACTCAGACGCGGTGAGGTCCAGAGCTTCTCCAGTGACCGTGTCCGTATCCGACATGctctctgaaacacagacacagacttaGTCTCTGCAAAGACCAGAAATCACTGCCTTGATCCAAAAGAAATGATAGACACAAATGAAATCAATATCCTATCATGACCCCATCTTACAATGACAATGCTGTCCAAAGCTATGTTTATACATTATGCAAAAACAGTATAATATTCTGGCTTGTAGGTATGCCCCACAAAGCTCAACACACATTAACTAAATAaaatgccactgaaaatccACTGGGTGTCAGTAGAGAACAAAACAAGGCTTTGAGATGCTTATTTACAACATAATCTACAGGTTTTTAATGGCCATACATTTTAACTGGGAGTTCTCTCAGTGCCTGAAACATaacctgaaaaataaacatatttttcatagcAAATTCACAGCCACACATACATCAGTTAATGCCATTATTTGTCTATGATGCAGTTTTCAAATTCCTATTGATCATAATTTTGCTTAAAGCCATTTTGCCGAGAACTGCTGCCCATAGTTTTGGACCTACTCATAAATTATTGACAAATAATTAATAGCTGAATTAATTTTGGCCTCTATAACTGTTATGCACATTAaggaagcactttttttttttttaagttaactTCCGTATGTTTGCAGaaagcatctcagaaacagtgAGACAAacttgtaattaaaaaaaaaaaatcagtgacctttgacccatgAATCATGGCAGCAGCATAAATGCCTCTCTGTCTTGATTGCGTGCTGCGTAAGCATACCTGCGCTCTCATGCGACCCATCATCCTTGGCTTTGCCCAGGCCGCCGTTGTGTCGCAGCGTGCGATTGGCCACCCCGTGCTTCCGCAGCAGGTGCCTCTCGCAGTTGGACTTGGTGGAGAAGAAGGCATCACACTGTGGGCAGGGGAACGGCTTTTGACCTGCaggacatgcatacacacaaaacgTGAGCCACAGACCAGTGGGCTAACTTCTGCAATCGGGAAAACTGCCATAATATATACGGTACACACAGTACCATTACCCTGACAGACCCCATGGccagaaatgcatattttagacTGAAATAAGCATTCCAATTTAAGAACATGATGCAGACATCTATTCACAGTCATAGAAACTTGCctggaatgcaaaaaaaaaaaaatgtacaggcCGTCATGCTCAATtcttatgaaaacatttatattaacTCTGACTTAACACTTCAGATGCAAAAATTATGCTCTTGCCCAGTACCTAGTAGATAGTACACAGGAAATACATGCAGTAATAACCAGTCATATAATTTTATTAGGACATGCAGGTGGATCATGACTCCTActtaaatgtataatattttcataaaggCAGACATTACAAGATCAGATAATGACAGTCTGCAGTACGCAATACCActtcaaatgtaactttttaacCAAAGTGAGCAACATGAGACTATATCTTCCTTTAATTACTTCACAGGCAGTGGTTTACAGTATCTGCCTATCAGTGCCACATCTTTCTTCACAGAGTTTAAGCCTGCCAAAGAAAGCCATCAGCTGTCAATGATTAATAGTTTTTCCAAGTGAAGTATcagcaaggtgtgtgtgtgtgtgtgtgtgtgtgtgtgtgtttgtgtgtgagcgagagagaaataGTCTGAATCTTTGACCACTTTGATTATCCCCATACTGCCTgcctatcactctctctctccctctccctgcctgtctcaTGCTCACACCAGACATGCATTCACACTCGCACTCTCCTATTGGCCGAAAAagtgtgtctcacctgtgtgtgtgagcatgtgtctCTGCAAGGAGCTGGCCCAGGGGAAGACACGGGGGCAGTAGGGGCAGGTCATTTTCTGCAGGGAGTTAGAGTAGGCATTCTTCTTTCCTTTAGCCTGCAGGCGCGACTGCTTCTCCTCCTGACCCTCCCTCTCGTCCTCGCTGGTGGACGGCCGCTCCCCCTCCGCCTTCCCAGGAGCCAGTGAGTTGGGGTGCAGATATGGGCTGAACTTGTTGGCGTCCGTGGTGGCCAGCATCTTCTCCACGCTGGCGAACTCCCCGCTGGACTCCAGGTCGATTCCGCTGCCCGTTCCCAACTCGGCGAAGTCGGGGGGCCTCTCTTTGCTGCGGCAGGGTCGTTTCTTTCCCCTGTTCTTGGACTCTTCTGGAGACGAGCTGTCTGCCGAGGCGTCTGGGCTGCCCGCATCCGCAAGCCTCTGCTCCCGCCTGGACAGCTCCAGGTCGGCATGGAGCCCTTTAAATGTACGACTCTTTTCTGGCGATGCTCCCAGGCAGGGGCTGCCAGAGACACCCTCCCTCTTCAGCAAGGAGGGAGCGGCTGACACGGAAGAGATGATCTGGGCGATGGAAGCCAGGGGGGGCAGCTCTTTGCTGGAGGCGGAGGTCGGTTTAGGCAGGAGGGGCTTCAGCCGGAGGGGTCGGCCAGCGTTCTGGTTGACGCCATTGAGAGGGGAGGCCACGGGGTAGGACAGCTGGTAGGGTGCGGACAGACAGGGCTTCTCCTGAGGACGGGGGTCGTCAGAGTTGGGAGAGGCCTGCTTGTTCGTGACCTCCGTGGCAGTGGCCTCTTTCTTCAGCCTCTTTTCCGGCTTCTTGGGCATGGAAAGGTCAATGGGCTCCATGGAGCTCTCGTACAGGTAGAGCTGAGAAGAATACGATCCTTCCAGCTTGATCCCGGATGAGACCCCTGTGCTTCCCACTCCAGCGTGCCCCTTTCTGGAGAAGTCCAGGGGCTGGTCTGTATCTCTGGCATAGAAGCTCATGTCTTCAACCTTGACAGGCCGAGAGGCCACGTTGGATACCTGGccgttttgggtgggggggttagctTGAGGGGTCACGACGGGCAGCAGGGTGACAATGTGCTCCTCTATCTCTCGTTCCTGCACCTCTGGATGCTGCTTCAGCAGGTGGTGGATGCAGTTTCTCTTGGCCAGGAAGGCTGCCCCGCACTGGCGGCACTCAAAGGGCTTGCGCTGGCATCCGTTGTGGGTTCGAAGGTGGATCTGCAGGGCCCGGTAGCTCTTCAGGTTCTCCCCGCAGTAGCGGCAGGTGGTGTCCCCGGCGCTGGCCGAGTCCAGCAGGTCCAGGGTGGTGGCGCCGACTCCGCCCGCGCTGTTGGTCACGTACTCGATGTTCTTCTCGATCTCCTTGCGGGAGTTCTTCATGTGCTTCTTGCGCAGGTGGCGCTCGCAGTTGGCCTTGACGGTGAAGGGGTAGTGGCAGACGCGGCAGACGTAGGGCCGCTCCCCGCTGTGGGTGCGCAGGTGGCGGATCAGCGTGGCCTTGTCGGGGGCCATGTAGTCGCAGATGTTGCACTGGTAGGGCGAGATGCGCAGGTGGTAGCGCATGTGGGCCTGCAGGACCCCGGAGAAGGCAAAGACCTGGTCGCAGAAGCGGCAGGGGTACTGACCCGGGCGTCCGGCTTTCTTCCCTCCCGCTTCCACCTCTTTCTCCTCGCCTACCTCCTGCTTGATCTTCCGCTCGCCTGTGCCCGCGGGCATCATCGTGTCCAACATGCCATCCACCTCCATCGGactcttctccagctcctgtcCACTGCCTAGGCTGCtcgaggatgaggaggaggactcCCCAGGGCTCTTCAGCAGCTGGTTGGTGGGGGGAGGAAGGTTTGGGCTGATGCAGCACGGGGAAGCCTGCTGGGCGCTCatgagagggggcggggtagAGGCGGCCATGTTGGTACGCGGGGCTACCAGGGGCTTTGGTTTCAGGGGGGGCATCTGCTTGCAGCTGGACTGCGTGGGGTTGCAGGGGGCCTTGGACAGCGGCGGCAGGGTGATCTGGTTCGCCATCTTCAGGATCTGCTGGATGTCGGCCAGTTCCAGCCCGGTCTCACCGCAGAAGGGCTTCACCACCATGCCGCCATCCGGCTGGACTATGAAGGGCTGCAGGGACAGGAAGTTGAAGGCACCATTTTGGGTCAGGCCCTGGAGGGCGGTGGGGTCCAGCAAGGGGAGGCTGAGCCCGTCAGCCTCCTGAGGTAGACTGGACGTGGGCGGGTCCACATGGATTACCCGAATGCTGTCCAGCACCGCTTGAAGGGTCTCTTCCTCTGTGGGGACAGGCTTGACCTGGGAGATGTGCTGAAGACCCAGGGACTCCATGAAGCTGGCCTTATCCGCCACAGGGGGCGTGTCCTGGCGAGAAGTGGGCGTGGTGTTCTCCTCTGACCCAtcctcagggctgtgtgtggccAAATGCAGGTCCAGGGCAGACTGCAGGGGAAAGGCTTTGTTGCAGGTCTCACACACAAAGCGGTGGAACTTGCTGGTGCTTCGCCGCAGGTTTGTTTCACACCAGGCCTGTTAAAAGCAAAAACCAGTTTAAACCAGTTTAAAAACAGGCTGAAATCAAGCACACAACATAATCAagaccacatttaaaaaaattcaaattcagtgtaATTCTGTTCAGAAAAAATGACCATAATTAAACGCAGTCTGTTGTTGGACTTAATCTGTGGTTGCATTTTGCAGTGAGCAGGTGTTGCTGAGGTACTGAGGACCAGGGCTCACCTGGGCGATGTGGGGGAACTTGAGGCAGGAGAAGTCGATGAAGGCCAGGTCGTTGAAGCCCAGGGGGATGGAGGGGTTGTTCTGGATGAAGGGGCGCCCAGAGGGGTCGGTCGGCAGCAGCTTGTGGATGACCACGTTGTGGCGCAGCAGGCCCCGGTGCGTGCGGAAGGTGAGGCAGCACTGGTCACacctgagggggaggagccttcCCGTCATATCCACCTATCACCAATCACCATCACTGTCTTCAGCATCACCTGAGCTACGAACATCACGGCTACCACCCGCAAGGTCACGTTCCATGGTTGCTGTATGAAGTACAACGTGTCGCTAACTTTCATATCATCCTCCCAGAtatgaacacaaacagaaagaagGACCCCCTTCCCTCCTTCACTCCCACACTCTCTTCATCTGAAATAcctttcaaaagaaagaaatcacaacACATAttgatgattttattattttttttaatggcacaaAAGGCAGATATCCAGCAAGAGGCTGTGTCAGGTGTGAGAGAGGCTCAGCTTAGCCGCAGCGCTCCACGCTAAGCGAGTCAGCTGTGTATcctctgcctctcactctgtGGTGACTGTGACACTGCTGCCGGGACGTGTCTATCCACAGGGCCCTAATCTGCCTTATCATAGCTCACTacagggcaggggcagggaatgctgggatagctAATCTCTGGAGTcaccccctcctgccctctctttAACCGGACATGCTCTCGCTCTGCTGGGGAACATTCAGCCACTGGCGTGAGCAGTATCCGCTGGGCTGGTTTAGTGATTCGGCCTAGCCACTACAACATGTTTAGCCTTGCAACTGggtgctgtatttattttagggtaatatataactgtaaaaaatatatataaatatatattgctATGTTATACTTGCATACTTGTGCTTTACACATACAACTTATTGTGTATACCtctctatgtgcatgtgtgtttacacacaatgactgtgtatgtgcatatatgagTGTCCATAATgactctgtgtatgtgtgtgtgtgtgtaagtatcgTGCGTACAGCATGTCCAGACTCACAGCTCTTCAGTCTATTTTAGGATTAACGCTCCTCGTTCAGTCCTGTCACCTGTAATTATCCCCAGGAGCTCTCCCCCGCCCCAGATTACCCTCCTGTCCGGCAGGCTCGATGCCATGGCGACAGGACCTCTGCTTCCCAGTAGCCCTGCAGACGGGCCCCCTTGCCCCAGCGAAGCGCAGCTAGCATCCTCTTAGCTGACCTACTGCTGGCGTGTTATGAAACAGGATCAGGGCTAAATTAGCCGCTCTTCAAAAATAGCGCGTCGCTGCAACTCACAATcaggccccctccctccattccaCTTCCACTCTTTTATTTGATACCCCCACAAACACTTGTTTATAAGTTTTACTAGGGATTCAGAGAGGGGTCTAGGGAGGTGCCAAGGTGGCTGCGATTCACAGCTCCACCCACCCGCGCTACGCCCAGGCCAGTGTCCAGCACTATGAGTGTTAAtaccccctccaaaaaaaaaaaaccgtccctcccccatctcctcTGTTTAGCGGTGCTCTCAGCCAGCGCAGTCGACTGACCCGGCCCCCCCACCGTGACACCCCACGCCGGTAGAACTGAGGAATGACGGACAGCGTGTCTGACCGAGACTCGCGGCGGCGCGGTGCCTCCCCCCCCGGCTTCAGCGTCGGCGGCTCCGCGGACGCGCCGGGGCCGATGGGCCGCTCCGCCGGCCGCAAAAGCCCTCGGCGGGAAGCGGCGGATTAACGGCCTGGGCCCGCCCTCGCGACGCCTCTCCCCACCGTTGGTATGCGCTCAGCCGCCCGCCCGGCTCggatatattaaattataaccCCCGCTGCACAAAGCATGCTTCTGTGGGATGCCCCGGCTGTCTCCTGGCAACCGTGGAGACGGTCCTGAAAGCCCCAATGTCTGCCCTCCCCCCGGCAACAGGGCTGGGCCACCGCAAAACAAAACGCCACACAAAGCTGCCCTCCCGAGCTCAAGTGTCC
This region of Anguilla rostrata isolate EN2019 chromosome 8, ASM1855537v3, whole genome shotgun sequence genomic DNA includes:
- the LOC135260925 gene encoding ras-responsive element-binding protein 1-like isoform X3, with product MSRRKQPNPNKVKLMEGATEDKGLGEGVSGALSTAAERSGEKENLTSAQTHKEHAEKSSEAEEDEAGEADGGDGVDLSSINAMMSTVMSAGQLNGGRDSASTSPAKTPTKSPSVNRAGRKSQAAQTTPNCGSSQEPRDDRSFICPLCDKNCGTQHQLTMHIRQHNTDSGGTDHSCSICGKALSSASSLDRHMLVHSGERPYKCSVCGQTFTTNGNMHRHMKIHDKDPSSIMASNPPSPIKRRRPSAKRKPSLEDDGDQGEEPPIKKASDDSLRDKRNTVQGEEELHCPICFKTFICKFELESHMETHPDASLRCDQCCLTFRTHRGLLRHNVVIHKLLPTDPSGRPFIQNNPSIPLGFNDLAFIDFSCLKFPHIAQAWCETNLRRSTSKFHRFVCETCNKAFPLQSALDLHLATHSPEDGSEENTTPTSRQDTPPVADKASFMESLGLQHISQVKPVPTEEETLQAVLDSIRVIHVDPPTSSLPQEADGLSLPLLDPTALQGLTQNGAFNFLSLQPFIVQPDGGMVVKPFCGETGLELADIQQILKMANQITLPPLSKAPCNPTQSSCKQMPPLKPKPLVAPRTNMAASTPPPLMSAQQASPCCISPNLPPPTNQLLKSPGESSSSSSSSLGSGQELEKSPMEVDGMLDTMMPAGTGERKIKQEVGEEKEVEAGGKKAGRPGQYPCRFCDQVFAFSGVLQAHMRYHLRISPYQCNICDYMAPDKATLIRHLRTHSGERPYVCRVCHYPFTVKANCERHLRKKHMKNSRKEIEKNIEYVTNSAGGVGATTLDLLDSASAGDTTCRYCGENLKSYRALQIHLRTHNGCQRKPFECRQCGAAFLAKRNCIHHLLKQHPEVQEREIEEHIVTLLPVVTPQANPPTQNGQVSNVASRPVKVEDMSFYARDTDQPLDFSRKGHAGVGSTGVSSGIKLEGSYSSQLYLYESSMEPIDLSMPKKPEKRLKKEATATEVTNKQASPNSDDPRPQEKPCLSAPYQLSYPVASPLNGVNQNAGRPLRLKPLLPKPTSASSKELPPLASIAQIISSVSAAPSLLKREGVSGSPCLGASPEKSRTFKGLHADLELSRREQRLADAGSPDASADSSSPEESKNRGKKRPCRSKERPPDFAELGTGSGIDLESSGEFASVEKMLATTDANKFSPYLHPNSLAPGKAEGERPSTSEDEREGQEEKQSRLQAKGKKNAYSNSLQKMTCPYCPRVFPWASSLQRHMLTHTGQKPFPCPQCDAFFSTKSNCERHLLRKHGVANRTLRHNGGLGKAKDDGSHESAESMSDTDTVTGEALDLTASESKEATDSQGSFSDGQSEITMSELPGLQGERESQGVHVGPKTTESNTDENDEDSQSNKSLDLNFARKLIDFKFSDGEQHQQQPAEGSVGPESCLQEEAKHTCGSCGKSFRYAATLTRHQRAHLSDCQTEGGKKASLQSDSSQEPHSPEGELVEEMELEEKKGSVEGEGNCSGEDSGSEEEDKDREDKSEEEGGATESKSGDGEVVGGAGNKADKRKKICSVCNKRFWSLQDLTRHMRSHTGERPYQCQTCERTFTLKHSLVRHQRIHQKPRGGEEGGEGAGGAGRTRGGGSEEEVASGPSGSESDSTQISTSPPSENENEGESAGGSQAGEQAESGDLGDESGDSQKQNSPQTQDSALSTEVPPSEPLGEPAPPTTTEPAGDYIQGLLEIHTKPALDHLLPSGEPPLVGVE